The sequence below is a genomic window from Bacillota bacterium.
TCCGAATACGTAGGAATGCTCTACGAGGGGCTTCTCGACTTCGAGCTGCGCCGCGCCTCCGACGGCGACCCAATTGTCTTCTTGAACCTCGGCGACCAGCCGGCGCTGCCTCTCTCTCGTCTTGAGGCTCTCGATGACAAGGCCGTCGCCAGGCTGGTTGAGAAGTCGAAGGAAAGAACCAGGCGCATCGTGAGCGAGGAGAGCGGGGAGGAGAACGAGGACGAGGAGACGGCGGGGGACGAAGACACCGATGAGGCCGAACCCGATGACGATGGCGCCGAACCCGAGGACGACGGCTCGGAGGAGAGCGGGGAACCTGCCGATGGCGAGGAAACTCCCGGGGCCTCGCCGAGTGGTGGTGGCGCTGGCGACGATGCCCGGCGTGCCGCTACTGAGCGGGCGTGGCGATGGGCGTTGCGGGCGGTGAAAGTAGGCAGGCTCGTCCACAGGCCGCGGTCCTCGAGCCCGGCCGCCCTTCGGGAGTACGAGGCGCTTTGCGGGCAGGCCGCGAAACGTCTTGTGGCGCGTGTGGTACTTCCGGGCGAATGGTACCTCGTCCGATGGGGAGGTACCCGTAAGGGTGCGGGAACTTTCTATACTCGCCCGCAGCTTGCAGTTCCAACAATCCACCGGACCCTGCGGCCTCTTGCGTACGAGACCCCGATCGGCCCAGACGGACCTGCCGACGATAGCGGGAACGCTTCAGCCTCCCGATGGATTCCGAGAAGACCTGAAGAGATCCTTGCCCTCAAGGTGTGCGACCCGGCGTGCGGGTCAGGGTCGTTCCTCACAGCCGCCCTCAGATTCCTCACAGATGCGCTGGTGGAAAGCCTTCACTATCACGGACGCATCCGCAACCAAGGTGAGAGGGCCGTTGTGACGCTGGCAGAAGGGCGGCCTGAGTCCGGACGCCTTTCGGATGAACTCCTGCCGTGCCGCCCTGATTCGGACGGCTTCGAGGCGCAGCTGCGGGCGCGTCTCAAGCGATATGTAGTGGAGCGCTGCATCTACGGAGTAGACATAGATCCGCTCGCCGTCGAGCTTGCGCGGGTAGCCTTGTGGATCGAGACAATGGACCCTGCACTCCCATTCAGCTTCCTCGACCATAAGGTAAAGGTGGGCAACTCCCTTGTGGGTTGCTGGTTCGACCGATTCCGGGATTACCCCGTGCTCGCCTGGGAGCGAGAAGGCGGCGACAGCAACCATACGCGTGGTGTCCGTTTTGAGAAGGGGACCTGGACGAAAGCCATCAAGAAGTTCCGCAACGAACGCATAAGGGGGGAACTCAAGACATGGCTTGAGGGCCGCGGCTACCAGCTGATGCTTCCGCTTCCCGAGCTCAACGTGGCTCCTGAGGCGGTGCACGATGAGGCGACGGCTCTTCTGGAAAGAATGCACGATTTTGCGGTGCACGAGTCGGAGGAACGCGCGGTCTTCTACCGTGACAGGATCCTGGGCAACCCCGCGTTCCAGCGCCTCAAGGAGGCCTTCGATACTTGGTGCGCCATCTGGTTCTGGCCGGCGGAACGTCTGGAGGACGCCCCGACGCCACTCAACTTCACCGATCCGCCCAGGGTGACACGCGACCTTGCAAGGCAACTTGCCAGCGAGCACCGATTCTTTCACTGGGAACTCGAGTTCCCCGATGTCTTCGCGCGTCCAGGCAGCGGGTTCGATGCCGTGGTCGGGAATCCGCCGTGGGAGATCCAGAAGCCGAACTCCAAGGAGTTCTTTTCGAACATCGACCCGCTTTACCGAACCTACGGCAAACAGGAGGCCCTCGATAAGCAGTCAGAGTACTTCCAGCGCAGCGCTGACGACGAGCGAAACTGGCTGGCGTATTGTGCCAGGCTCAAAGCTCTCTCGAACTGGGTAAAGAACGCGGGCCTCCCTTTCGGTGATGGGGAGGAAGGGAGCGCGACTTTCGGTCTGGGCAGAAGCGACAGCCGCTTGCTCGACGAATGGCGGGCGCGACGCGCTGCGCGAAGGGGCTACGCTGACCCAGAGCACGCGTTCAGATACCAAGGTTCAGCGGACATCAACACGTACAAGATGTTCCTGGAACAGGCACATGCTCTCCTTCGCGAGGGAGGTCGGATGGGCATTGTGGTGCCTTCCGGGGTGTACACGGACAAGGGTGCCTCTGACCTCAGGAAGCTCCTTCTTGCCCGTTGCCGATGGGAGTGGCTGTTCGGGTTTGAGAACAGGGACAAGGTCTTTGACATCGATAGCCGTTTTAAGTTCTGCCCGATCGTTGTGCAGAAAGGCGGAGAGACAGAGTCCATCCAGACCGCCTTCATGCGCAGGAACCTCGCCGACTGGGAGGAGGGAGAGCGGTACGCCATTCCTTACGCGCGGGTACAGGTGGAACGCTTCAGCCCCAACAGCCGGGCCATACTCGAGATACGCAACAGACGCGACCTGGAGATCCTCGAAAAGATCTACGCAAACTCTGTTCTTCTCGGAGACGTGGGCCCCAGGGGGTGGCAGATCAAGTATGCCCGCGAGTTCGATATGACGACCGATTCGGAGTTGTTTCCCCCACGCCCCTGGTGGGAGGCCCAGGGTTATCGGCCCGATGAGTACGGCCGCTGGCTCAAAGGCCGCTGGCACGAAGGCCGGCCTGCCGGACCTCGATGGGAGATGGAGCCTGGCGTCATCCTGTCCGTGGACGGCACCGCGTGGATCCACGAAGACGAGATCGACGATATCGCACTGCCGTTGTATGAGGGCCGGATGATTGGGCAGTTTGACTTCAGCCAGAAGGGCTGGGTGCGCGGGAAGGGCCGCGGCGCGGTGTGGCGGGAGATGAGCTGGGCGGCAAAAGTGTTTGAGCCCCAATACTTGATGGCTCTTGAGACATGCAGGATGAGTGAGTGCCCAGTCCTAGGTTGCAAGATGCCCGTAATGAACATAAGTAGCGCAACAAACTCACGTACTGTCGTTGGAGCGTTCGCAAAGGATTTCCCGTGCAATCATTCGTTGAATCCGATACGCTCGGGCTCTCTCCAAAGACTACTCGCTGGAGTTGCTATCTTCAACTCGTGGGTCTTCGACTTTGCAGTGAGAGCGCGAATGGGTGGGGTAAACCTGAGCTACTTCGTCCTCGATGAAGTTCCCATGGTTCAACCCGGTGCTGCTGACTGCCTTCCACTAATCGCTGCGTCAACATCGCTTTCGCTGGCGCATAGATGGTTCTCACCAGAGTGGCTCAAGGTTGCGTCCTACGTTAAGCCCTGTGTAAAAACTGATGGACAGAGCATACAGGCGGCGTGGGAACAACGGTGGGCCCTGACAGCTCAGGAACGCCTGCGCCTCCGGTGCATCATCGATGCCATAGCCGCGGAGCTCTACGGGCTTGATTGGGACGACTTGGCCTGGATACTGCGTGAGTGCGATTATCCTGCTGAGAGGCTCCAAGACAAGACCTTCACACGAATGCTTGACCCGAAGGGCTTTTGGCGCGTGGACAAGGACAAGGATCCGGAGTTAAGACACACGGTGCTGACCTTGGCGGCGTTTAGGGACTTGAAGGAGATTATCGCCTCTGAAGGCGACAGGGATAAAGGCATCGAGGTATTCTGCAGCATGAACGGCGGCGAGGGCTGGATGCTCCCCGAGACGGTGAGGCTCGCTGATCTCGGCCTTGGACATGATGAACGGGCGAAGCGGGCGCAGCCCGTTCGCGAGCGTCTGGGGGGCGGTTCCTGCCTTGGCAGTTGGAGGCCTCTCCAGAAAAGTCCTGGAAGGAGTGCCGGCTGCACGCCCGCAACCTCCTAGGAGAGGAAGGCTACAAGAAGCTGATGGAAGAGCTTGATGCCGCGCAAGGCCATAAGGCCGGCGGGCTTTCAACAACTCCCACGGAGGAAGCCCGCTCCGAAGCCTCCGAAGTCTCTGGGGAGGCAGAGTGGCCAGCACTTGCTGCTGAGTCGCATCCTCCCTACGGAGCAGGCACAGTCGTGGGGCGCACCCAGCTTACGTTGTTTCCCTCGGGTCAGAAGAACCTGTTTGGTGAGAACTCGGCCAGCATTCGGCCGAATAAAAGACGAACGCGCCGCTAGAAAACCGAGACAGGCTGGTGAGTTATGAGGTGGCTATCAACCCTGTCAGCTTCACCGAGAAGGTCGTGGGGGATTTCCTTCGCTACCAGTTGACCACCTATGCGTTTGCCGATCCGCTTCTCCACCGCCAGCTACGGGAGCTGCTCTCACTAGAGAGAACGAGACAGACGCCTCTTCTCAAAGGCCCCTACGTCAGCCTATCGCGCTCCTTCCGCATGGGAGCAAGCGTGTCAAGCCTAATCTCCGAAGGCCTTCTTCATCCGTTCATGGCGAACCTCATCCCGTACCAGCGCCTCTACGGCCATCAGGAGAAGGCTATCAGATCCATTCGTGCCGGGAAGACGACGCTCATCTCCACTGGCACCGGGTCGGGCAAGACGGAGTGTTTCCTCTATCCCATCATCAGCCGGTGTCTTGAACTTCGAGACGAAGGGGCCGCGCCCGGGATCGTCGCCGTCATTGTATATCCGATGAACGCTCTTGCTGAGGACCAGCTGGGGCGCTTGCGCGGGATACTGGCAGGCACGGGGATCCCCTTCGGGATGTATGTGGGCAAGACCCCAGAACGCGCAGCCGACGTTTCGGGGGAACAGCTACCTCCTGGTTCTTCCCGGGAAGCTTACCTCGCAAAGCTTGCTCAGGTGAGGGAGGAGCGCCGAAACGTCCCCGTGCGCCCGCCCGAGGAGCGCGCTTCCCGCGAGGAAATGCGCACGCCTGGAATGCAGCCGCGCATCCTGCTCACCAACGTGAAGCAACTAGAGCTGCTTCTGACCCGTCACGCTGATGTGGAGCTGTTCGATGGCGCGCGTTTTGAGTTTCTGGTGTTCGATGAAGCACACACGTACGGGGGTGCGGCGGGCGCGGAGACAGCGTGCCTCGTCCGGCGGCTCCGTGCGTTTTGCGGCAAGAGTGCCGGTGAAGTGGCCCACGTTGCCACATCAGCAACCTTGGCGGACCCTGTCCACGGTTGCGAGGGTGCAAAGGCGTTCGCGGCGCGGTTCTTCGGCGTTCCCAGCGAGGACGTATCCCTTGTGGGGGAAGAGTATGAGCCGGATGAATGGGCGGCCGTGAGGCATCTGCCCTCCCCGCTGCCCGGGGATCCGTCCGTCCAGCTCAAGAACATCATTGATGCGATAGATGCTGGCGACGATGCCGGTCGCATGGTGCGCACACTGGTCCAAGCCATGACGGGAGCAAGGATCGACGCGGCGCACTGGCAGGAAGATCTCTACACCCTCCTTGCCCAGAACGAACTATGCTACCAGATCAGCGAGGCTCTGTCTCGCCCGAGAGCGCTCACGGATCTTGTAACAGAACTCCAGGATCGCGTGGGACGGCCTGTGCCTGAAGAGGAGGTGCTTGCCTGGCTTGCCCTCGGCGCCGCGTCCAGTAAGGAGGGTCGGCCGCTGCTCAGGCCGGTGATCCATGCCTTTGTTCGCGGCGTGGGCGGTGCGGTGGTCACGTTTCCGGAGGGGGAGCCCGGCCCACGGCTGTGGCTTTCCGCCGAAGACGAGCTCGCCACTCAAGGGGAGGACAGCCTCTTCCGCCTGCCGGTCATGACCTGCAACACCTGCGGCCAGCACTACTTCGTCCACCACGTGAAGGACCTCGTCATAGCCCCGAACGGGCTGGGGGGTGGAGACGCGGTGGATAGCCGCAGAGTCTGGCCTGCGCTTGGACCCGAGCAGGAAGGCACGCGGGTGGTGCTCCTGGACCGTCTCGCGCTCTCAGACGAAGAGGACGGTGAGGTGCCACGCACACACAAGGTCTTCATGTGTCGCCGCTGCGGGGCGCTTCATCCCGAAGCCCTTGACCGCTGCGACGCGTGCGGGCGCGAGGGGGAGCTCGTGCCCCTGTTTGCCGTAGACCAGGACGAAAGGCGTAGGGGCTATCTGGTGTCCTGCCTTGCCTGCAGGACACTGGGCCGTGAGAGACCGGGCGGTTACAGAGAACCGGCTCGCCCGGTGCGCGCGGTGAGCGTGTCCGACGTGCACGTCCTGGCCCAGAACATGATCCATCACGCTGATCGACGCCGCCTGCTGGTCTTCGCAGACAATCGCCAGGAGGCAGCTTTCCAGGCCGGCTGGATGAAGGATCACGCGCGTCGTTTCCGGCTTCGCAGCCTGATGGCAGAGAAGATCTCGGAGGGTCCCATATCAGTCGGCGACCTAACAGCCCATCTGGACGAGAAGCTCAATGACGACGATGAGCTATCAAGGGGCCTCATTCCAGAGGTATGGCAGGTGGCCAGGAAGGAAGCCGAGGGAGTCCGACACGCCCAAGAACGCAGGTACTTCCTGCGTATCGCGGTGTTGAGAGAGGCCTCCACTGGTATTAGGCAGAGAGTCGGCCTCGAGCCCTGGGGCAGGATCAAGATAGACTACCATGGCCTTACACCCGAACTCGCTTTCATCGGGGAATGGGCGAGCAGGCTCGGTATAGAGCCTGCGGAGCTCGTGGAAGGCATCAGCGCTCTTCTCGACAACTATCGCCGTCAGATGTATCTCCTGGACCGTGACGGTCAGATCTTCTCACGTTTCTGGAAGGATGGAGACCGTGAGATCCAACAGGGGTACTTGCCCCTTCTGCAGGGAGTCCCGAGGGGCATGAAGCTTTTCAGGGAGGCGGACGACGACCGTGGGCGCGTAGCGCAGTGGCTCAGCCCGGTCGGCGATACGATCGTCAAACAAGCGGCGCGGGCCTGGGGCGTGCCCAATGACGACGTAGAGGACTTCGTGAAGGGATTATGGGACCTGCTGACCAAGGAACTTCAGATCTTGGCACCGGTGACGCTAGCCGATGCCAGAGGGAATGCGTTGAGACACTGCGCCGGTGTGCGCCAGATCGATGCCGACCTCCTCAGGATCTCGCCCCACGATGGAGTATGGAGATGCCGGAAGTGCCGGCGGATTCAGGTGCGTCCGACTCCGGGCGGGCGCTGCCTCGCATGGCGCTGCGACGGAACGCTCGTGTTTGAGCCGCCGGATCCTGACAACTATGACCTTGCTACGATCGATCAGGGATTCGCGATGGTGCGGCCGGCAGAGCACTCGGCCCAGGTGCCCGCTGACGAGCGGGAGCGCCTGGAACGTCTCTTCAAGGGCGACGGTGAGACAGTCAACACGCTGGTCTGCACACCTACCCTGGAGCTCGGGATCGACATAGGCTCGCTTGATACTGTCCTCATGCGCAACGTCCCGCCTCTTCCGGCGAATTACTGGCAGCGTGCGGGCCGTGCGGGCCGGAGGCATCGACTTGCAGTCAACATCACGTACGCGCGTGCGGTTGATCATGATCGGGCGTACTTCGCAGACCCGCTCAAGCTGCTCGAGGGCCGGGTTGAGCCGCCACGCTTCAACATGCGCAACGAGCTCATGGTGGCAAAACATGTTCACGCAGCCGTCCTGACCAAGCTTCACCAGCTCGCCCGGAGCAGTAGCCCTCTTAGCGAGGATGATCGAACGGAAGTGGCGCGTGCATTGCAAGTGGTCTTCCCGGCGCGAGTGCGGGATTATCTCTTCGATGAGGTCGGGCACGTCCGGAGCGAGCCATTCGATGTTGGCCCTCTTCGGGACGTGATAAGGAAGCACGAAGCGGTCCTCCTCGACTACGTAAGGGCTGCGTTCGGGCGGAGCTGGCCTGAGGAGGACGCTGCTGTGGTTGAGGAGGAAGCGCTACGTAGCAGGGTCCTTGCCATGGCTGACTGCCTTGAGGAGGTCATCCGTACCCTAAAGAAGCGCCTGGACTGGGCGCGCAGCCAGATGGCTCATCTGGACAGCATGCGTCGGCTCAAGGGCACCCTCGATCCCGAAGAGGACGCTCTCTACCAACGGTGCGACCGGCTAGTGAAGAGGTACAAGGGGATTCTGCCACGCCGGCGCCACGAGGCCGAGGGATACGACGACACGAACACTTACGCCGTGCTTGCTTCGGAAGGATTCCTGCCAGGGTACGGGCTCGAGACGGGTTCCATCATAGGC
It includes:
- a CDS encoding DEAD/DEAH box helicase, which encodes MSYEVAINPVSFTEKVVGDFLRYQLTTYAFADPLLHRQLRELLSLERTRQTPLLKGPYVSLSRSFRMGASVSSLISEGLLHPFMANLIPYQRLYGHQEKAIRSIRAGKTTLISTGTGSGKTECFLYPIISRCLELRDEGAAPGIVAVIVYPMNALAEDQLGRLRGILAGTGIPFGMYVGKTPERAADVSGEQLPPGSSREAYLAKLAQVREERRNVPVRPPEERASREEMRTPGMQPRILLTNVKQLELLLTRHADVELFDGARFEFLVFDEAHTYGGAAGAETACLVRRLRAFCGKSAGEVAHVATSATLADPVHGCEGAKAFAARFFGVPSEDVSLVGEEYEPDEWAAVRHLPSPLPGDPSVQLKNIIDAIDAGDDAGRMVRTLVQAMTGARIDAAHWQEDLYTLLAQNELCYQISEALSRPRALTDLVTELQDRVGRPVPEEEVLAWLALGAASSKEGRPLLRPVIHAFVRGVGGAVVTFPEGEPGPRLWLSAEDELATQGEDSLFRLPVMTCNTCGQHYFVHHVKDLVIAPNGLGGGDAVDSRRVWPALGPEQEGTRVVLLDRLALSDEEDGEVPRTHKVFMCRRCGALHPEALDRCDACGREGELVPLFAVDQDERRRGYLVSCLACRTLGRERPGGYREPARPVRAVSVSDVHVLAQNMIHHADRRRLLVFADNRQEAAFQAGWMKDHARRFRLRSLMAEKISEGPISVGDLTAHLDEKLNDDDELSRGLIPEVWQVARKEAEGVRHAQERRYFLRIAVLREASTGIRQRVGLEPWGRIKIDYHGLTPELAFIGEWASRLGIEPAELVEGISALLDNYRRQMYLLDRDGQIFSRFWKDGDREIQQGYLPLLQGVPRGMKLFREADDDRGRVAQWLSPVGDTIVKQAARAWGVPNDDVEDFVKGLWDLLTKELQILAPVTLADARGNALRHCAGVRQIDADLLRISPHDGVWRCRKCRRIQVRPTPGGRCLAWRCDGTLVFEPPDPDNYDLATIDQGFAMVRPAEHSAQVPADERERLERLFKGDGETVNTLVCTPTLELGIDIGSLDTVLMRNVPPLPANYWQRAGRAGRRHRLAVNITYARAVDHDRAYFADPLKLLEGRVEPPRFNMRNELMVAKHVHAAVLTKLHQLARSSSPLSEDDRTEVARALQVVFPARVRDYLFDEVGHVRSEPFDVGPLRDVIRKHEAVLLDYVRAAFGRSWPEEDAAVVEEEALRSRVLAMADCLEEVIRTLKKRLDWARSQMAHLDSMRRLKGTLDPEEDALYQRCDRLVKRYKGILPRRRHEAEGYDDTNTYAVLASEGFLPGYGLETGSIIGTAIVPRYAEGGRDFDLPRPPAVALREYVPGNLIYANGHRFVARYLHLEPVQPILLQVDTARESMTEVGTAAPGAVAALGSAALKAVPVCDVELVHRSHISDEEEYRFQLPVVIYGHETGRHGPGKRFSWGGRDLTLRRGVHLRLVNVGAAPLVHSSGKLGYPVSLVTGQSRSPLASDRELEEFLRAHRERYGEEVENVGFFADVVADAMCLPGVATREEAYSVLEALRVGMSRVLEMERDDVEVLVVGRPGQDDVDAILYDPMPGGSGLLEQACERWPEVVQAATEVVEKCPSGCGRSCVDCLQTFRNAFYHGHLNRHVAYERLRTLGNWLKFLHEIPARLPAETPKGRMMPVNEAETHLRRLLERAGFPEPKWQCEIKLGRPLGSTVPDCFFPGEDEYELGVCVYLDGLSEHIHGNPETSARDRAIRDELRARGYEVLEIPATDLDDREAMARHFYRLARVLLGKERARTIRSDQSWFK